In Bacteroidota bacterium, a single genomic region encodes these proteins:
- a CDS encoding GIY-YIG nuclease family protein, with translation MVKHFCYIIYSPTLNKFYVGETSDFNRRLIQHNQNFFPLSYTSKAKDWLEFLVIVCEDPKHARNMESFIKKMKSRKFIESLKTEPEKLNDIITKMKV, from the coding sequence GTGGTCAAACATTTTTGCTATATCATTTACAGTCCTACCTTGAATAAATTTTATGTTGGCGAAACCTCTGATTTCAATAGAAGGTTGATTCAGCACAACCAAAATTTTTTCCCTCTGTCCTATACTTCCAAAGCAAAAGATTGGTTGGAGTTTCTGGTAATTGTCTGTGAAGATCCCAAACATGCTCGAAATATGGAATCGTTCATAAAAAAAATGAAATCGCGCAAGTTTATTGAGAGTCTTAAAACTGAGCCAGAAAAATTGAATGATATTATAACAAAAATGAAGGTTTAA
- a CDS encoding FAD-dependent oxidoreductase, producing the protein MKYIIVGAVAGGASTAARLRRLDEKAEIIIFEKGEYISYANCGLPYYIGDVIKDRNALFVQTAAAFNQRFAIDVRTLTEVISINPTTKILTALDQTSGTSYEESYDKLVLSPGATPLRPPLPGIASEGIFTLRNVNDTDFIKAFVQQKNVKRAVVVGAGFIGLEMAESMHGLGLHVSILEMGNQVLAPLDFPMAALVQEHIRDKGVNLILSDAVSAFEKTSEGITLSLKSGKQLEADVVILSIGVRPDTQLAAVAGLKQGDAKGIWVNEFLQTSNPDIYAVGDAIEFSNPISGQSMNTYLAGPANKQGRICANNIVLGNKQSYRGSINTAIVKVFDLTVAIAGTASKHLSRAEIKHLVSTTHSGSHAGYYPGAKQMSIQIAFSPDNGALYSAQIVGYEGVDKRMDVLSSVIQRKSNIYELMEFEHAYAPPYSSAKDPINMAGFVAENILTEKLKLFYWNELDKIGEADVLLDVRTPEEFAQGHIEKAINLPLDELRDKLDSLAKDKNYFIYCQAGLRGYLAQRILVQNDFKRVKNLSGGYRLWKACSVEAHG; encoded by the coding sequence ATGAAATACATAATTGTTGGAGCAGTAGCCGGAGGAGCCAGTACAGCCGCACGTTTGAGAAGATTGGATGAAAAAGCGGAAATTATTATTTTCGAAAAGGGAGAATATATTTCGTATGCCAATTGTGGTTTGCCCTATTATATTGGGGATGTAATTAAGGACAGAAATGCACTTTTCGTGCAAACGGCTGCTGCATTCAACCAGCGCTTTGCTATTGATGTGCGCACATTAACTGAGGTAATCTCAATAAATCCAACTACAAAGATCCTTACAGCTTTGGATCAGACAAGTGGTACATCCTACGAGGAAAGTTACGACAAACTGGTATTGTCGCCCGGTGCTACGCCACTTCGTCCGCCTTTACCGGGTATTGCCAGCGAAGGAATATTTACGCTTCGAAATGTAAACGATACCGATTTCATTAAAGCGTTTGTGCAGCAAAAAAATGTAAAAAGAGCCGTGGTGGTGGGCGCCGGGTTTATTGGTTTGGAAATGGCCGAAAGCATGCATGGACTTGGATTGCATGTAAGTATTCTAGAAATGGGAAACCAAGTATTGGCGCCTTTGGATTTTCCCATGGCAGCGCTGGTGCAAGAACACATACGCGACAAGGGTGTGAACTTAATATTAAGCGATGCCGTGAGCGCTTTCGAAAAAACGAGTGAAGGAATCACCCTCAGTTTAAAAAGTGGAAAGCAACTTGAAGCCGATGTGGTAATTCTCTCTATTGGTGTTCGGCCGGATACCCAGCTGGCAGCGGTGGCAGGCTTAAAACAGGGAGATGCCAAAGGGATTTGGGTGAATGAATTTTTACAAACATCCAACCCCGATATTTATGCAGTGGGTGATGCGATTGAATTTTCGAACCCCATAAGCGGCCAATCCATGAATACCTATTTGGCAGGACCAGCCAACAAGCAGGGGCGAATATGTGCCAATAACATTGTGTTGGGCAACAAGCAAAGCTACAGAGGCTCCATCAATACAGCTATTGTAAAAGTTTTCGACCTCACAGTTGCAATCGCCGGTACAGCATCCAAACACTTGTCGCGTGCCGAAATCAAACACCTTGTAAGTACCACACACAGCGGTTCTCACGCCGGATATTATCCCGGAGCGAAGCAAATGAGTATTCAAATTGCTTTTTCGCCGGATAATGGAGCCTTGTATAGTGCGCAAATTGTAGGATATGAAGGGGTGGATAAACGAATGGATGTGCTCTCGTCCGTAATCCAACGAAAAAGCAACATTTATGAATTAATGGAATTTGAACATGCCTATGCGCCGCCCTATTCTTCCGCTAAAGACCCGATAAACATGGCGGGCTTTGTAGCAGAAAATATTTTAACGGAGAAGTTAAAATTATTTTATTGGAATGAGTTGGATAAAATTGGTGAAGCCGATGTATTGCTGGATGTGCGCACACCCGAAGAGTTTGCTCAAGGACATATTGAAAAGGCAATTAACCTTCCCTTGGATGAATTGCGCGACAAGTTAGATTCACTTGCTAAGGATAAAAACTATTTTATTTACTGTCAAGCAGGATTAAGGGGTTATTTGGCGCAACGCATTTTGGTGCAAAATGATTTTAAGCGAGTTAAAAATTTATCCGGTGGTTATCGCTTGTGGAAGGCTTGCAGTGTTGAAGCCCACGGCTAA
- a CDS encoding T9SS type A sorting domain-containing protein — MKHTHLFLAILVYLFWIPVFNLSAQEIEWENTIQGVTYDNLYSVDRCVEGGCILGGYSASGIGADKTKNTKGVHDYWVLKLNDLGNIEWQNSYGGGDADLLQVIHQTSEGGYIFGGYSASNISVDKSENKIGTWDFWIIKTDANGNKQWDNTIGGTGADYLYDLKQTSDGGYIVGGPSQSPISGDKTKASFLGTWDYWILKLDTGGNIQWQTTLGGDSSDFLYSIEQTKDGGYIAGGYSYSGLSGDKTDASKGSRDYWVVKLDNLGNLQWQKTIGGSNSEFLTSIQQCRDGGYILGGNSGSGISGDKTELNNGPSDYWIVKLDSTGNIVWQNSIGGSNGETVQSIQQTPDGGFAICGTSTSGASGDKSENAIGGFDYWIVKVDSVGTISWENTIGGSGNDYVQDMCVTREGDLIVVGYSESPSSGDKTEATLGVNDYWVVKIASEYNLVTGKMFADLNNNLTQDPGEPPLARTKIVESAGGRFTLSQPDGSYKLVVMDTGSIQVSPASIAHYTAMPPTRSVSFSGFQQASLLNDFPYQASGVFNDLSILLTPFGTFRAGLYGYYMINYKNVGTTNLSGNITFFPDSNLTYISSSLLPNSITSDSVTWNIGNLAPFQEGTITLVVSIPGTIQFNTLLTSAASILAVGSDSEPSNNYATGISYAVNSHDPNDIVVNRKIVYDAELIAPPWLEYTISFQNTGNAAAINVHILNEIQKELDINSFEFIASSHAANINYSYVTANMDFGFDNINLPDSNSNEPSSHGFIRYRIKPQSTLLVGDSIRNKAAIYFDFNNPVITNNAVTHILAPNSILTASKNSNTLLIYPNPTSGTFTLNMPSKISGNSNLKIRNLVGKAIYQTTLTNTAVMHVDIRNFSAGIYIIEIESQSEVYRSKLVKQN; from the coding sequence ATGAAACACACTCACCTTTTTTTAGCAATCCTGGTTTACCTTTTCTGGATTCCGGTTTTTAATTTATCTGCGCAGGAAATTGAATGGGAAAATACAATACAGGGTGTTACTTACGATAATTTGTATTCGGTTGACCGTTGTGTGGAAGGCGGATGTATTTTAGGCGGATATTCCGCTTCCGGAATTGGTGCGGATAAAACAAAAAACACTAAGGGTGTTCATGATTACTGGGTTTTGAAACTAAATGATTTGGGAAACATTGAATGGCAGAATTCTTATGGTGGTGGCGATGCCGATTTGTTGCAAGTGATTCATCAAACCAGTGAAGGTGGATATATTTTTGGAGGATATTCAGCCTCCAATATTTCAGTTGACAAATCAGAAAACAAAATAGGGACCTGGGATTTTTGGATTATAAAAACGGATGCAAATGGAAATAAACAATGGGACAATACCATTGGCGGAACGGGCGCTGATTATTTATATGATTTAAAACAGACTTCTGATGGAGGCTATATTGTCGGTGGTCCATCCCAGTCACCGATATCGGGCGATAAAACAAAAGCAAGTTTTTTAGGAACATGGGATTATTGGATTTTAAAGTTGGATACAGGTGGGAACATCCAATGGCAAACCACTTTGGGTGGTGACTCTAGTGATTTTCTTTATTCCATTGAACAAACAAAAGATGGTGGCTACATTGCAGGCGGATATTCTTATTCCGGCTTGAGCGGCGATAAAACTGATGCCTCCAAAGGAAGCAGAGACTATTGGGTAGTAAAACTTGACAACCTAGGAAATCTTCAGTGGCAAAAAACCATTGGAGGAAGCAACAGTGAATTTTTGACTTCCATACAACAATGCAGAGACGGTGGATATATTCTAGGTGGAAATTCAGGCTCAGGAATTTCCGGTGATAAAACGGAGCTTAACAATGGCCCGAGTGATTACTGGATTGTGAAACTCGATAGCACAGGAAACATAGTTTGGCAAAATAGTATTGGAGGCAGCAATGGTGAAACGGTGCAATCTATTCAACAAACCCCGGATGGTGGATTTGCCATTTGTGGAACGTCCACTTCCGGAGCTTCCGGAGATAAAAGCGAAAACGCCATTGGTGGTTTTGATTATTGGATTGTAAAGGTGGATTCGGTAGGCACTATTTCCTGGGAAAATACAATTGGCGGTTCAGGCAATGATTATGTGCAGGACATGTGTGTTACACGTGAGGGTGATTTGATTGTGGTTGGTTATTCTGAGTCTCCCTCTTCGGGCGATAAGACTGAAGCAACATTGGGTGTGAACGATTATTGGGTGGTGAAAATAGCTTCTGAATACAATTTGGTTACAGGTAAAATGTTCGCGGATTTAAATAATAACCTAACCCAAGATCCGGGAGAACCGCCATTGGCAAGAACAAAAATTGTAGAATCGGCAGGTGGAAGATTTACACTGTCGCAACCTGACGGGAGCTATAAATTGGTGGTTATGGATACCGGAAGTATTCAGGTAAGTCCTGCTTCCATTGCACATTATACTGCGATGCCACCCACCCGAAGCGTTAGTTTTAGTGGCTTTCAACAAGCCAGTTTACTCAACGATTTTCCGTACCAAGCTTCCGGCGTATTTAATGATTTGTCAATTCTGCTAACACCCTTCGGGACATTTCGAGCAGGGTTATACGGCTATTACATGATAAATTACAAAAATGTGGGAACAACAAATCTTTCAGGTAACATCACTTTTTTTCCTGATTCTAATCTCACTTACATTAGCTCAAGCCTATTACCAAATTCGATAACAAGCGATTCGGTTACCTGGAATATTGGAAATTTGGCTCCATTTCAAGAAGGAACAATCACTTTAGTTGTGAGTATTCCCGGCACCATACAATTTAATACCCTGCTCACTTCTGCTGCATCAATTCTTGCTGTAGGGAGTGATTCAGAGCCATCAAATAATTATGCAACAGGTATTTCTTATGCTGTTAACTCGCACGACCCAAACGATATTGTGGTAAATCGCAAAATTGTTTACGATGCTGAATTAATTGCTCCGCCTTGGTTAGAGTACACCATATCCTTTCAAAATACAGGAAATGCAGCAGCTATTAATGTTCATATTTTAAATGAAATTCAAAAAGAGCTCGATATCAATTCCTTCGAATTTATAGCCTCTTCGCATGCTGCGAATATCAATTACAGTTATGTAACTGCAAATATGGATTTTGGGTTCGATAACATCAATCTTCCCGACAGCAACTCAAATGAGCCAAGCAGCCATGGTTTTATCCGGTACCGCATAAAACCCCAATCTACATTGCTTGTAGGCGACAGCATTCGTAATAAGGCAGCAATTTATTTTGATTTCAATAATCCGGTTATTACAAACAATGCGGTGACCCATATTTTAGCCCCAAACAGCATTCTTACAGCATCAAAAAATTCCAATACATTACTGATTTACCCCAATCCAACATCCGGAACTTTCACCTTGAATATGCCCTCAAAGATTTCGGGTAATTCAAACCTAAAAATAAGGAACTTGGTTGGAAAAGCAATATATCAAACAACACTTACAAACACGGCAGTCATGCATGTGGATATAAGAAATTTTTCTGCAGGAATCTACATTATTGAAATCGAATCGCAGTCTGAAGTTTACCGATCAAAGCTTGTGAAGCAAAATTAA
- a CDS encoding YafY family transcriptional regulator yields MNRIDRISAILIQLQSKRVVTGQAIADRFSISLRTAYRDIKTLEEAGVPIVSEAGVGYSLMEGYRLPPVMFTKEEATAFLTAEKLVEKLTDADTFKIYEAALYKIKAVLRSDDKQHLENMNQHIEVLDNRYFPKDTKTSNTLQLILQSITQQCVLKLDYFANHSQQRSNRNIEAIGVFFDISAWYLIAYCWMRKDYRTFRLDRISHLETTFIPFKKQHPPLKNYLKALTQEKRDLTEVVIRVQKNILKYLGEQKYYQGFVSEKEVNDTLEQTFLTSSLEGFARWYMMFGDSAEIVSPPALKARILELASAIKNSDFAKSMNASEKEKSKK; encoded by the coding sequence ATGAACCGCATCGACCGTATATCAGCTATTTTAATACAATTGCAATCCAAACGTGTGGTAACTGGGCAAGCTATTGCGGATCGCTTTTCGATTAGTTTGCGTACTGCTTACCGCGATATTAAAACCCTGGAAGAAGCAGGAGTGCCCATTGTGAGTGAAGCCGGTGTGGGTTATTCACTGATGGAAGGTTATCGTTTGCCTCCCGTAATGTTTACCAAAGAAGAAGCAACCGCATTTTTAACTGCCGAAAAACTTGTCGAGAAACTCACCGATGCCGACACATTTAAAATTTACGAAGCAGCACTTTATAAAATAAAGGCAGTACTTCGTAGCGATGATAAACAACATCTTGAAAATATGAACCAACACATCGAAGTGTTGGATAATCGCTACTTTCCTAAGGATACTAAAACAAGCAATACCCTGCAACTAATACTCCAAAGCATCACGCAACAATGCGTATTAAAATTGGATTATTTTGCCAACCACAGTCAACAAAGAAGCAATAGAAACATTGAGGCTATTGGTGTTTTTTTCGACATCAGCGCTTGGTACCTCATAGCCTATTGTTGGATGCGCAAGGATTACCGCACGTTTCGGCTCGATCGGATTTCTCATCTCGAAACCACTTTTATCCCATTTAAGAAGCAACATCCCCCACTAAAAAATTATTTAAAAGCACTCACTCAAGAAAAGAGAGACTTGACAGAAGTTGTTATACGTGTACAAAAGAACATTTTGAAATACCTGGGCGAACAAAAATATTATCAAGGGTTTGTTTCTGAAAAAGAGGTGAACGATACGTTGGAACAAACTTTTTTAACCTCCTCCCTCGAAGGTTTTGCCCGCTGGTACATGATGTTTGGCGACAGTGCCGAAATTGTGAGTCCACCCGCTTTAAAAGCACGTATCCTGGAATTGGCAAGCGCTATAAAGAATAGCGATTTTGCTAAATCGATGAACGCTAGCGAAAAAGAAAAAAGCAAAAAATAA
- a CDS encoding response regulator translates to MQTELSPAKKKILLVDDEDDILEFLSYHFRKNGYDVITGMDGMSALTSAYATLPDVIVSDIRMPLMDGIALCKNLKSDDLLKNIPLLFLTADDGEYVALLAHECGADFYLNKPVRIEVILRVVNSLVNREIIH, encoded by the coding sequence ATGCAAACAGAATTAAGCCCGGCTAAAAAGAAAATCCTACTTGTTGACGACGAAGACGATATACTTGAATTTTTGTCGTATCATTTTCGAAAGAACGGGTATGATGTAATTACCGGAATGGATGGCATGAGTGCACTTACTAGTGCATACGCAACGTTACCGGATGTGATAGTTTCGGATATTCGCATGCCGCTTATGGATGGCATTGCATTGTGCAAAAATTTAAAATCGGATGATCTGCTGAAAAATATTCCCTTGCTATTTTTAACAGCCGACGATGGGGAATACGTGGCTTTATTAGCGCATGAGTGTGGGGCTGATTTTTACCTCAATAAACCGGTGCGCATTGAGGTAATTTTACGGGTAGTAAATTCACTTGTAAATCGGGAAATAATCCACTAA
- a CDS encoding DinB family protein, with protein MITFMESFLKELEHESIGTIKMLQLVPADKADWKPHAKSMKLMDLATHIADLPNWITYGLTTDELDFASSPYNPDKCSNGAELVKYYEKNAAVAKLHLQKSSDALLEEFWTLRNGAIVYVKQSKLETIRHAYCQIVHHRAQLGVYLRLLNIPIPGVYGPSADETM; from the coding sequence ATGATCACATTTATGGAATCGTTCCTGAAGGAACTCGAACACGAAAGTATTGGAACAATTAAAATGTTACAGCTAGTGCCTGCCGACAAAGCCGACTGGAAGCCACATGCAAAGAGTATGAAGCTAATGGATTTAGCGACACACATTGCCGATTTACCCAATTGGATTACCTATGGCTTAACAACCGATGAATTGGATTTTGCAAGCAGTCCGTATAATCCCGACAAGTGCAGCAATGGTGCAGAATTGGTAAAGTACTACGAAAAAAATGCTGCTGTTGCCAAATTGCACCTGCAAAAAAGTAGTGATGCACTTTTAGAGGAATTCTGGACCTTACGAAATGGGGCAATTGTATATGTGAAGCAAAGTAAGCTCGAAACCATTCGCCATGCCTATTGCCAAATCGTGCATCACCGCGCACAACTGGGTGTGTATTTGCGCTTGTTGAATATTCCTATTCCGGGAGTATATGGTCCGAGTGCGGATGAAACAATGTGA